A part of Thermoflexus hugenholtzii JAD2 genomic DNA contains:
- a CDS encoding Uma2 family endonuclease — protein sequence MGVMVVDERKVPVREPYVIRMGGWTLERYLREAPEDRIWEFVRGEVLMHSPATAEHQDLVGFLYWLLRGYCEIRGWGKVLMGPAAVRILPEVVREPDVFVLRPEDVGRARGVPLEVVPVLVVEVVSPSTRTLDLWEKAEEYARAGVEEYWGVDGEEGVLWAHRRRGDRYAVEGVRTGRVASIAVPGFWLEVGWLFQIPRPPVTECLQAILGAPGP from the coding sequence ATGGGGGTGATGGTGGTGGACGAGCGGAAGGTTCCGGTGCGGGAGCCGTATGTGATCCGGATGGGGGGATGGACGCTGGAGCGCTATCTTCGGGAGGCGCCGGAGGACCGGATTTGGGAGTTCGTCCGGGGGGAGGTCCTGATGCACTCACCGGCCACCGCGGAACACCAGGATCTCGTCGGTTTCCTCTACTGGCTTCTCCGGGGCTATTGCGAAATTAGGGGGTGGGGGAAAGTTTTGATGGGGCCGGCAGCGGTGCGGATTTTGCCGGAGGTGGTGCGGGAGCCGGACGTGTTTGTGCTCCGTCCGGAGGATGTGGGACGGGCGCGGGGGGTGCCTCTGGAGGTGGTGCCGGTTCTGGTGGTGGAGGTGGTGAGCCCCTCCACGCGGACGCTGGACTTGTGGGAGAAGGCGGAGGAGTATGCGCGGGCGGGGGTGGAGGAGTATTGGGGGGTGGATGGAGAGGAGGGGGTGCTGTGGGCGCATCGGCGGCGGGGGGATCGATATGCGGTGGAGGGGGTGCGGACGGGACGGGTGGCCAGCATCGCGGTGCCGGGGTTCTGGCTGGAGGTGGGATGGCTGTTTCAGATCCCCCGGCCTCCCGTGACGGAATGTTTGCAGGCCATCCTCGGGGCACCCGGGCCATAA
- a CDS encoding RidA family protein codes for MAREAIATEKAPPAVGPYSQAIRVGNLIFTAGQLGLVPETRQLAGPDIESQTRQALENLRAILEAAGSCLRHVVKTTVFLVDLSEWPRMNAVYAEFFPQMPPARSAVGVATLPMGARVEIEAIAEVCDCPSPEACGCR; via the coding sequence ATGGCTCGGGAAGCGATCGCCACGGAGAAAGCTCCTCCCGCCGTCGGCCCCTATTCCCAGGCCATCCGGGTGGGGAACCTCATCTTCACCGCTGGCCAGCTGGGCCTGGTCCCGGAGACCCGTCAGCTGGCGGGGCCGGACATCGAGAGCCAGACCCGGCAGGCCCTGGAGAATTTGCGGGCGATCCTGGAAGCGGCGGGGTCCTGTCTTCGTCACGTGGTCAAGACCACGGTGTTCTTGGTGGATCTCTCCGAGTGGCCTCGCATGAACGCCGTTTACGCCGAGTTCTTCCCGCAGATGCCCCCCGCCCGTTCGGCGGTGGGCGTGGCCACGCTGCCTATGGGAGCCCGGGTGGAGATCGAGGCGATCGCAGAGGTGTGCGATTGCCCCTCTCCGGAGGCCTGCGGGTGCCGGTGA
- a CDS encoding AAC(3) family N-acetyltransferase produces MGPIGFRTLVLALEAIRWNPDGPALIVAAPDAAEQVRGGIATLLGAVQAAMAGETWLTPAFTSSTMVYPRTGPPDNGVVYLAMQGGNARAVFFRPDLAADPEWGSFPEMARRLPGARRSEHPVLSFVTVGPRAEAVAAAQSLQDPWGPLRWLHAEGGDVLLLGADHTMNVAIHYVEALAGRKTFLRWALMDRRVVELPGFPGCRRGFGAAAPRLEPITRRVYLSERVFQGLPMGRMVEILLELLRRDPMALLCEDPMCLLCHAVRQHVLYGSRPA; encoded by the coding sequence GTGGGACCGATCGGTTTCCGAACCCTGGTTCTGGCCCTGGAGGCCATCCGCTGGAACCCGGACGGCCCGGCCCTCATCGTGGCCGCCCCCGACGCGGCGGAGCAGGTGCGAGGGGGCATCGCCACCCTCCTCGGCGCGGTCCAGGCGGCCATGGCCGGCGAGACCTGGCTGACCCCTGCCTTCACCTCTTCCACCATGGTCTATCCGCGGACGGGCCCGCCGGATAACGGCGTGGTCTACCTGGCCATGCAGGGGGGCAACGCCCGGGCGGTGTTTTTCCGCCCGGATCTCGCGGCGGATCCGGAGTGGGGTTCGTTCCCGGAGATGGCCCGTCGGCTGCCCGGCGCGCGCCGGAGCGAGCACCCCGTCCTTTCCTTCGTCACGGTGGGCCCGCGGGCGGAAGCGGTCGCCGCCGCCCAATCCCTCCAGGATCCCTGGGGGCCGTTGCGCTGGCTCCATGCGGAAGGGGGCGACGTCCTGCTCCTCGGCGCCGATCACACGATGAACGTGGCCATCCATTACGTGGAAGCCCTGGCCGGGCGCAAAACCTTCCTCCGCTGGGCGTTGATGGACCGCCGGGTGGTGGAGTTGCCGGGCTTCCCGGGGTGTCGTCGAGGCTTCGGCGCCGCCGCGCCGCGTCTGGAGCCGATCACCCGTCGGGTCTACCTGAGCGAGCGGGTCTTCCAGGGGCTGCCCATGGGGCGGATGGTGGAGATCCTTCTGGAGCTCCTGCGCCGGGATCCTATGGCCCTGCTCTGCGAGGACCCCATGTGCCTGCTCTGTCACGCGGTTCGCCAGCATGTCCTCTACGGCTCGCGTCCCGCCTGA
- a CDS encoding enoyl-CoA hydratase, which produces MAYTSILVETIENVGLIRLNRPQQLNALNSVLMEELATALEAFDRDEAIRCIVITGNERAFAAGADIKEMAEASAVEMLLRDHIARWDRIQRIRKPIIAAVSGWCLGGGCELAMACDIIIASETAVFGQPEINIGVMPGAGGTQRLTRAIGKSKAMEMILTGRYMSAREAEAAGLVSRVVPVEVYLEEAIRLAKEIAARPPIAVRLAKEAVNKAFETSLRDGLEYERRLFYILFATEDQKEGMRAFIEKRKAEWKGR; this is translated from the coding sequence ATGGCCTACACCTCGATCCTGGTGGAGACCATCGAGAACGTGGGGCTGATCCGCCTGAACCGCCCCCAGCAGCTGAACGCCCTCAACAGCGTCCTGATGGAGGAGCTGGCGACGGCTCTGGAGGCCTTCGATCGCGACGAGGCCATCCGCTGCATTGTGATCACGGGGAACGAGCGGGCCTTCGCTGCGGGGGCGGATATCAAGGAGATGGCCGAGGCCAGCGCGGTGGAGATGCTGCTGCGGGATCACATCGCCCGCTGGGATCGCATCCAGCGGATCCGCAAGCCGATCATCGCCGCGGTCTCGGGCTGGTGCCTGGGTGGGGGCTGCGAGCTGGCCATGGCCTGCGACATCATCATCGCCTCGGAGACCGCTGTCTTCGGCCAGCCGGAGATCAACATCGGGGTGATGCCCGGGGCCGGGGGCACCCAGCGCCTGACCCGGGCCATCGGCAAGTCGAAGGCAATGGAGATGATCCTCACCGGCCGTTACATGAGCGCCCGGGAGGCGGAGGCCGCCGGGCTGGTTTCCCGAGTGGTCCCCGTGGAAGTTTACCTGGAGGAAGCGATCCGTCTGGCGAAGGAGATCGCCGCCCGGCCGCCCATCGCCGTCCGCTTGGCCAAGGAGGCGGTGAACAAAGCCTTCGAGACCAGCCTGCGGGACGGCCTGGAATATGAGCGCCGGCTCTTCTATATCCTCTTCGCCACGGAGGATCAGAAAGAGGGAATGCGGGCATTCATCGAGAAGCGCAAGGCCGAATGGAAAGGACGCTGA
- a CDS encoding CPBP family intramembrane glutamic endopeptidase — protein sequence MRPAPSSSAPSEELEPAPPWGIGLALTALAYFLMVQFMLGVLFFLIYWVVAMPGQPFEAAYARAAASGRFTGLASGFIYLFTLITVGAALRLWVRGPLAPALRLVPPARIPIWAVPFLALGLAVALDAVTMASGRPVIPENLAPLFRGRDPLGWAAMGFLAVLVGPPTEELLFRGLLYPALAVRVGPMFAVYLVSLIFALLHLFTYGGTADQWFWIAQAFLVGLALTGLRARTRSLWPPIVMHMTLNLYATLEAIFLLNFR from the coding sequence ATGCGTCCTGCCCCATCCTCCTCCGCACCGTCTGAGGAGCTGGAGCCGGCCCCGCCCTGGGGGATCGGCCTGGCTCTGACGGCCCTGGCGTATTTCCTGATGGTCCAGTTCATGTTGGGCGTCCTCTTCTTTCTGATCTACTGGGTCGTGGCGATGCCCGGCCAGCCGTTCGAGGCCGCCTACGCCCGAGCGGCCGCTAGCGGGCGCTTCACGGGGTTGGCCAGCGGCTTCATCTATCTGTTCACCCTGATCACCGTGGGGGCTGCCTTGCGCTTGTGGGTGCGCGGCCCGCTGGCCCCCGCCCTGCGCCTGGTTCCCCCTGCGCGCATCCCCATCTGGGCAGTGCCCTTCTTAGCGTTGGGCTTAGCAGTGGCGCTGGATGCGGTCACCATGGCGTCGGGCCGGCCGGTGATCCCGGAGAACCTGGCCCCTCTGTTCCGAGGCCGGGATCCCCTGGGCTGGGCGGCGATGGGGTTCCTCGCCGTGCTGGTCGGCCCGCCGACGGAGGAGCTGCTGTTCCGGGGCCTCCTGTATCCCGCCCTGGCGGTGCGGGTGGGCCCCATGTTCGCCGTCTATCTCGTCTCGCTGATCTTTGCCCTGCTCCACCTCTTCACTTATGGAGGGACCGCGGATCAATGGTTCTGGATCGCCCAGGCCTTCCTGGTGGGCCTGGCTCTAACCGGTTTGCGGGCCCGCACCCGGTCCCTCTGGCCGCCTATCGTGATGCACATGACCCTCAACCTCTACGCCACCCTCGAGGCCATCTTCCTGTTGAACTTCCGGTAG